Part of the Phycodurus eques isolate BA_2022a chromosome 3, UOR_Pequ_1.1, whole genome shotgun sequence genome, GACACCTCGTTTGTACCAAACACAGGGTAAGCGATGTCCTCTTCCTTATaactacagtaatccctcgtttatcgcgggggttgGGTTCGAGACCACCCTCGCAAGAGGTGAAATCCACGAAGGAGCGACcacatttctttttcaaatgatttatacCGATTTTGCTGTAGGAACTTATtgatcttccccacactcctacTTACCTCTACCATACGCCTGTAAACACTTTCTAtcctcttaaacaccttttacactcttatatacagtaatgcacaggaGGACTGTACACTATGTAGATTGTATTCTTAGTaatatgtgttttttaatgcccttttccttttttttatatcgttttattgttttaggctaggaagtgtTTATTGTACCACAAAAAACAGCATATACTCAAAATCCTGCCATTTGGTGAattaatatgaatatgaaaaaaataatctgcagTCCACTGAATCTGCAAAATCGGAGAGCCGCTATATAGcaaggcaacactgtataaCTATATTATGCTTCCCCCCTGCATTAAAAACAGTTCCTAGGTAtctttttcttgtcttgctgaaatcaagAGAGTGCAGAAGTTATATGACTGTATATTAGGACTGCACAATtatggacaaaataataatcacgattattttgatcagtATTGTTATCATGAtttttaatcacaattattcctcatgttagggaaaaacttttacttttattgcactactttgtAAAAAACAATATGTAGCAGTTTTCTGTTCAAAATGAAtccttaaataataataattgatcattaaaaaaaaaaataacgtaccgaaaaaaattctactttagcAAAGGCTAACTGAATCaatgtgctattacaaagtccaatcacgaattgcaacttaatggaagcaaatacagttcatgCATAGAAGGCAATAACCGTAGGCtgcaagcaccgacttttcatttgttctGCAGAGAACTCGACAGGTGTGATTACTCTTTCTATTTACTCCTGAGGTTTTGTCATTGCGGTCAGGTCAGCCGATAAGTTGAAGTCAAagcaacttcaaaataaaagcttcatctATTACTaaattggacatcaatgccatttgcTGACTAGGTTGCTGGCACTGCTGCAAGTGAAGCAcgtttcatatgcagcagtccctgcattttaaatgtaaaaaatcgtGGATGATCatgctcatttaatcgtggcagccaaaatcgcgatCGCGATTAAAATTCGATTGTTCGCCTTGGCCCTGTAGCAAAAAGAGCGCGAAACTGAAGACAGCCTACAAGCGCGACTATGCCAACGTTGGCTGCGACCTGGTGTTCGACATGGCCGTCCGCAGTCCCACCGTCCACAGCACCGCCGTGCTGGGCTACCAGGGTTGGCTGGCGGGCTACCAGGTGGCGTTCGACACCGCCAAGTCCAAGCTCACCATGAACAACTTCGCTCTGGGATACAAGGCCCCCGACTTCCAGCTTCACACCAGCGTGTGAGTGTCACATCACATTGTGCAGTGTATACAAATATTAGCTGTTTATTGAGCagtaaatacatacacacaatgagcacactcaaACAGAAGGTGCTGTCGACCTCAGCTcacacccaaacactcacacgcagactggcCACAGCTTGAGTCAACCGGCCAACCTGCGTCTAGCTCGGCGCGTCACACATATCTAACACACAGATACTACaataagtacagtacagtattttctatacattttatgcatgCATTGTTTGTGTGGTCCATGCTATATTTAAAGCCTTGGAAATGAATTGTACTTTTCCTCTGACTGATACATTTGAACAGAGATCCATAAGAACTGCTGAACTTTagttggggttaatcagaggcgctTTAACCAGTTATAAGACGGTGTACACACTTGTGTAACCACATTATCTTAGTTGTTTAGTTATACCTCCCTCtcgaaaagacaaaaaaaaaaaaagtaaaattgagTTGCACTGGTTATATATGGTCAcactaatggtggaaaaagttaaGAAATTATcatttgaacaggagtgtgtagactttttatatatacagtatatacatatagTCACTTTGAACCATGGATTTTCACGCTTGCAGGCGTTTTCACTggttcactgtatttaaaataaataaataaataaaataaaaaaatattctcaacATGTACTGAACTCCGCTTATCTATTGCAGCAATGACGGCACAGAGTTTGCCGGCTCCATTTACCAAAAGGTGACCAGCAACACGGAAACTGCGGTCCACCTGGCCTGGACGGCCGGAAGCAACAACACACTCTTTGGATTGGGAGCCAAATACCAGCTGGATAAGGACAGCTCTCTTTCTGTAAGGAATGGTCACATGACTAGTCTTACACAATTGTGACGCATGATATGATGTCACTGTGTCCCAGTTCCTATGGACACTCAGGATGTGATGTTTCTCCACACAGGCCAAAGTCAACAACACATGCCTCGTCGGAGTAGGATACACACAAACGCTCAGGCCAGGTTTGTTTTTCTGAATGGCCCCCTATTTTCCCGAAAACAAAAGTGCAAAAAACAGTGGGAAGTTTTGCTCtgagcagccaatcagagggcaaaaaaatgcagacgTTATTATGGGCTAAGCGAGCTTGTCCTGTGAGGGAAATTTAAAATCTGATGAGTTCAACAAATGGTCCCGTTgctcatatactgtagtttaagttacatgggccagcactactgatagaggctgaaatctgattggaaaaaaataaaaaataaaaccttattGGAAGCAGTGCAACCAAGAGAAATACTATGAAACGAAgagaacttcaactgggagtagaaaagcttgaagcctcttttttaacatacatgcaaatcagtcacctttcggcgaaattcgttgttttgaactcaaaataggccatttacgtaaatcgtatagatccgatgagtttttcctggggggggggtcgcCGTCGCTGACATCATAGgttgtttcgtactccttgaacactggcagccagatccattccacacatccaccatcaacacacagatgtaattgtgaatattactccgcagcggactaatatgcggccGGAGGTTCCGTCTGTGCGCTCGGAAGTCACAAAAAACCTCcgctgcttctgctgttaataagtcacggtacttttacgctgttacaatgatctaaatgtcgctcgctacttgtATTTATCAGTTATTGCTtctttatcaactattttgtgcgcgagactacgacttcgacttccgcatcgggcgctgtttgcgtcatccaatttaagcgctagtgacgtttaagtctagttcaccaatcgaacgacacaagaaagtcacgtgACCTCACACTACGTCTTCCGttgggcttcccggacataGGTATTCACACAGGATAAGCCTGACCCGCTGATCGTCGTGggtacgtggcggccatgttgggaaggtcgtcgttacaacggcgcgctactcttgtttgcatttagacgaacaaaaacaagagctttcatgtattgtagtatttgtttggcactgtctgcccaaatgtggatatttcagctcacttataacttgagaaaacaccgtgcagtaaattgcagatgttttttttttggaggactacgatttactttttttacctaagtcacattattgtcaagtaacaatactcttacttgagtacaatatttggctactctacccacctctggagcggacatcctctattgctgcTATttcgtttaagcaacatttttgctcatcagatcagcccgtgtcgtatttgtggcgctggtcttttgtatttttgcattgaggtgctgcgggtcggggccctggttgtggtcccaagtggaaccgcgaagcacgtgcaacatcggcgacaagagctgatccgctagtaatattttgtattcattatgaaacgcggctacaattatctaattcgtttactgatgttaatgttaaatgtatcaaGCGACAGAGCgctgttaaggattatgtcacaacaaagaatgaactcacttcaaattcagaaatggccaataaaaacagaaaaatattgtacttaatattttcctggaggatgcatttgagATTATCGTTTGAAGTtgataatagtgaaaaatgaagtgaaacagacaatgattttagtcaattcttttccagaatgagtgcttaaagaggtggatgctattcatgtggcacagcctGAAGCAgacatcaggtgcaggtggagatgggcctggctcaagctgcaggccaaaacaaaaaggcaaagaaatgaggcaaattttattttaatcttaaatttgtacatcgtaggctccaggatgcccgcgaccctcgtgaggagaagcggctcagaaaatggatggatgcacttgAGCTGTAGAAAtaagtttttctgcgtgaagaattatatatattttttgccttattgtccGCTTCAGAGTCTTctagattgcttaatttatgttaaaataataacaaaaatctcTGCGGTGGCTCAGGGGATCCCCACAGCCCCCTactaaatgtttcttttttttggtcacctttttcatgcctttggtttttgcatgtctgttttaaaaaactGTTCACTATCTGtcgaactgctgcttgttgtgaagagAGTTGAGttgactgccaccatacagcgctcgtaagtcgaggcaaaaaaaaatcgtcCGAACGACAGCTCATTTCTCAACAAATTCCCAAGTcaagtcactcgtatctcaaagtaTCACTGAATTAGACCTCGGCCCTAACATCCAACCACTGGCAAAAAGAAATAACACGATTGGATGCTTCCACTGATCTTCTCTTCCCGCAGGAATCAAGCTGACACTCTCAGCGCTCCTCGACGGCAAGAACGTCAACGGCGGCGGACACAAGATGGGCCTAAGCTTCGAGCTGGATGTGTAAAGATGACGAGAAGAAAGTAACGATACCACAGAAGGaaacagaagaaaatgaaaGAGCCCAAATGTGACGACACCTCCAAGGTCCAACCAGCAACACTAAATCACAtcttcacacacacagtccaaGGGCTTGTTTCAATGCAATACCATTTAAATACTTTGATAGTTCAACAATACAATTTTCATTTTGCGTTAAAATAAAGGAGGGAGTTTGTGGCTACTTTATATTTAGTGGCTGAATGGTTCATATCCTGGCTCAAATATAGGTTcaagtgaatttttatttcttgaatggGTAACTTTAAGCAGGAAATGACACGAGAAACATATGTTTAGAATTTCTTTCTTCAGCTAAGATACCCATTTAGTGTTCACGTTATCTTAAAATGTAAGACCGCATACATTTAAGATTAGAATGTAAATGCTTTGGCTATTGAATTTCATGTATTTAACCGTAGAGAACTTTTCATACTTTTTCTGCCACTTTGCCAAATTACCATGTCTATCATACACAGTGCAATAATAGATAGAATGTCAAAATATCCAAGTGAGCAAGTGGACCTTGAACTCATTTTCTCCTCGGCGCCTTCAGTTGCTCAAaggtttattttgtgtgtgtgtgtgtgtgttctacaCCAGTTCAGCCTGGAAACCATCCACATTTCACTTGATCTGCGTGTTGTGCTTTGTATAAGAACTTCAGTCAACAGTTACAAcctcagtgatttttttttttatttaatcagtggaataaaaaaataatgtatatacAATGATGAACGTGTTTTTTGTGCCCTCAAACATCTTGAcattaacaaacaaaataccacaaaattgcaaaatgataTCACTGTCTTAACGTACGACATTACTGCAGTTCATGGGACATTACAACCCATTACGAATATATTAACACCTCCCTTCTCCTTAGTACCAATAGATGGTGAGAAACACATTATAAAGGAGCCAGGCAGAGCAGCCTTTAACCCCAAGGTAATTTTGGAATGGACTAGAACTTTCCCTGAGCCTGTGCTGTTTTTAGTTGAATATTTCACTTCATGTCTTAATTGTGAAAATGCCCCAGTGAACAATGTGCAGCAGGTTTGCTCAACATTTGTGCTGAAAGgcacatttaattatttaaaacagacagataGATGGGTTGGGTCATTCATGGATGAggttaaaaagttaaaatgtctCTGTAAAAGaggttattttaataatcaactgTCGATTAATTCTCATTATTGTAGGTGAGTGAAAAAGCGAAGCCTGGAGAGTCTGCCGCCGAAATGCCTGCAAGCTTTCACAACAACAATTcctcaaatccggcctcccctgtgtggagtttgcatgttctccccgtgcctgggtggatttttcccgggtactctggcttcttcccacattccaagaacatgcatggtaggttaattgaagactctaaattgtccctaggtgtgaatgggagtacaaatggttgtttctttatatgtgccctgtgattggctggcaatcaattcagggtgtaccccgcctctcgcctggagTCAGCTGATATTGGTGCCAGCATactcgcaaccctagtgaggataagcgattaatagaatggatggatggatatatatttatacacacagtatatatattgttttacaataatacttagcCAAATTGATAATTGCATATACCTGTGGattaaaagaaaagcaaagcgtggagagtctctaTCATGGAAATGCATGAATACAGTCAATTAATGGAACCAATGGCCtctgaaatatccacactctttTATAGACAAACTATTTCCGCCCCTTTtctctctttgtattattataatacagcCACAGTGGCCTGGGAAATCCGCTTCTTGCTTGACAACTATGCGATGTTGTTTGCAGTGCAATAAATATAGATTAGAGCGTATGTGGCGCCTCAAAACACTCTTTCACGATAAGAACACAAGGGGTTTTCGTTTTTCCCGTTGCAGTGAGTTAATGTGTGCAAGGGTCAATTGCTTAGTGTGCAGTGGGAATTTTCACGATTATCCAGTTCAGCCCGCCGCTCAGTGTCCTTATGCTTATGAGCTACAATAAATCacttaaccaattatttattgagataaatgaataaaaaagattgaaaattaaataagtacatttgaatgaatcaattttagataaaatgactaaattaatgtaacaaatattacaggactcttgctGATGTCCATAATTCTTGGGCCAGGTTAAGGGTTGGAGTGTAGGTTGGAGTGGACCCCTGGGCCATACTTTGCACACCACTGCTGTACAGTGTTTGCTGTTGTTCTATTGTGACAGGACAACGTTACATATGTCAACTTCACCAGGTACACCTCTGCATGCAGgtaaataaggtaaccaaaatattaggaacacccCACAGTACAACATACTAATAGAATCACTATAACACACGTGGCAAATatttgcaaaggttgaatcgagccAACTGGActattcttgtttgttgaagatgtttcacctttaatccaaaaggaaTATTTTGTTGTAAAATTGAGGTGTGGCGTCTTCCTATTTATTTCTCTGGTGGGAATGTCCCCTGGGGGTGGTCACAATAGGCTTATCGTTGTTGCCAGATCGTTTTGCATACCAACCGGTTCTTCAGATGCCTGGTGGCTTGTTAGTTGGCACTCTTTCAATGGCATGAGACTATCGTTAGGGGAGAGATGTCAATACATTGTCACTGGCGGCCCGACTGGCCGTGTCCTCACTCGTGCTGTGCTGTAGTCACAAGAGGAGACTGTGAGGGAAATAGGCAGCATAAATGATCATCTTGATCAATTTATAGGCGTCCTCACAAATAttttcaacctttgtggattaccatgaATATTACCAGTAACACCTTAGACGTTCCACTGGATTAACTACTGCAGTGGATGTTTGGAtatgattgtttaaaaaatgccttgtgattggctgccgcccagtccagggtgtaccctgcctctcagccAAAGTCTGCTGGAATAACCTCCAAAACAAGCGCTGTAAAAATTGGACggatggaggaaaaaaatgacatcatcataatTGTTATTTTATGAAGAGTTGATGCAATGGGTTGAGACCAGATCCTTTGGGTTCAATTGTAGTCCAATCAATTTGCTGGGCACAAACATCACTGTCATAATCACATTGTTATCTATTGAGACACAATAATGCCTCAGTATTTGTTAATATATAACTGATCGATGCATGAATAACATCACAGGCTGTGGAATAGTCTGAGGTTTTTGTCTTTGGACTGTAAACAGCATTTACCCTGGACATCAGAAGTAAATTTATGAAGGATTAGGAGCATGTCCCGACTAAATGTGcacaaatgtgtattttgccCTGACATCCCCGTGGTGGCAGCAAAGCGCTGTAAATCTAGGAGAGGTCTCTGGAGAAACTGTTGTTCCCTTGCAGCCATGTCCACTCCCTCAGCATCTGGTACACAAACCATTGAGTGAGAACAATTACGGTTCATTTAATTTGGGTGGAATGAAAATGACCCGCATACCTCCATTCTGCTCTCGGACTCCTGAATGGTGTCATGCAGCAAACTCTGCAGTCGACTCTCGAAGGTCCTGCTCTCCTCCACCAGAGACTCGTCCCTGGCCGGACATAAATAGGAAACAATCGCTGTGGTTGCTCAAAAGATTCATCCGTCACTAAAAGGTCAGCTATGATAACATCACAATTTAGCTCACTGTTATCTGGTCCAACCTTTCACATTAACCTCCATGTTGGTTATGCGTTTAATTGAAAAGACAATACAATAATAGACAATATGAAGATTGGTTTGGGACCATTAAAAAATAGGCGTTTGAGATGTGTTGCATGTGCCACAGTTAACTAACGCAACTACAGATACAAAGAGCAAAGTGGCTAATATATGAATATTCGGGTATACCAAAAGTCACTgtacacttccttttttctaGTTTGTTACAGGTACCATTTGGACAGACATGAGGGCAAAAGCATTTGACAGCTGAGGGTTTGCAGTATTTGTAAGGTTATCATTTATCAAACTGTATAGATATATCATACCTCCAACACGTAGTGCAATTTATGCTATCCATGGCAAATGTCTGGACAAAGGATCTATTCTTGACGTAGAGTAAGGCCTGCTACTttcaccactgatgaaaacactcAACTTCTAGAGCAGGCCTTCTCGGCTTGATTCAGTGGAGGCTTCGGACAGTGAAATTTAGTGTGGACTCAACCTTTagtaactagactttacaccgatctgatcggcatcagccgataattagcattttatgctgatcggctttaatgtcataattcgtcgatccgatcaatgacgcccgcaaaagacatttatttaatcCACGTCGCCGacgcatacagtattttttaatccacaagctaatttatttttaaccttgtcgtgaggtcaccggtgctcgggaaaagacgttcgttcaaggattgcttgaggaatgttcacgtacttttaatacgatacaaacaggcaacaaaatgttatgtagcctagcaagctagcactagcgctaacggttgtacgtaaagatgccagcgttctgtcgaatcatgctctaaaatttcggtgtataatttaattacaataaagtaattgaattacagcaagttagcacccattatttctgtcatgttgtaatgttggtttgacctgagtgATTAGAAAACATGACCTGACTAGTGagtatttttgaagatactcagtatacagtacacaagtatatacagtaaatgaacaagtcatttaaagagacacattgctccgtcttgtgattggatcggtgatcggttatcgtttttttaaaaactttctgatcggtgatcggccccaaaaatcctgattgtgtaaagcctaatagtAAATTGGGAAGGTTAAGACTTAACACTTAATTATGACTTATGGGACTCACTCCGACCTGTGGGCCATATCCTCCAGCACTTGTGTGTACTCACAACTGCTGTAAACTGTGCCGGGGGGTCATCAGAGGAGGCACTGAAGAAGGTGTACGAGATCCATCAGGACTCCCGCTTACCGGGCTTCGAACTTTACTCTACAAGAAATAATCGGAATCTC contains:
- the vdac3 gene encoding voltage-dependent anion-selective channel protein 3; translation: MAVPPAYSDLGKSAKDILNKGYGYGILKLDVKTKSQNGVEFATSGSRNTDTGKSGGHLETKYKVSQLGLSFNQKWSTDNTLATEITMEDQLAKGLKLGLDTSFVPNTGKKSAKLKTAYKRDYANVGCDLVFDMAVRSPTVHSTAVLGYQGWLAGYQVAFDTAKSKLTMNNFALGYKAPDFQLHTSVNDGTEFAGSIYQKVTSNTETAVHLAWTAGSNNTLFGLGAKYQLDKDSSLSAKVNNTCLVGVGYTQTLRPGIKLTLSALLDGKNVNGGGHKMGLSFELDV